Genomic segment of Vitis riparia cultivar Riparia Gloire de Montpellier isolate 1030 chromosome 19, EGFV_Vit.rip_1.0, whole genome shotgun sequence:
TTTATATCATTAGTCTTCCTATCCGTAAATAGGATGCATTCTCATTGATCAAGATGACAATTATCAACAAATATACTACTAAAAgtactaattaattttaatagaaaaattgcacatttattgttttcttgtaCAAGTGTGTTTAAGACTTGTAGCCACCAACTACTACGGGGGACCAATCTTATACAAAGTCCACTTGGAAATTAATATCCTGTTTGGtaccattttcaaaattcaaatgcatATTATCGAAAAACTGTTACAAAAGAACTAGAATAGCCAACAAGATAATATGAACACATATTTTCATGGAAAacaataaatggaaaaaactaaggacagaggaaaaaaaatctattatatcaaaaaaattgtataaaatgGGAGACAATCGAATCCGCAACGCGAAACTTCTCATTATACTATTCCTCGCGTATGTCCCCCAATTCCTTCATATGCTTCCTTGACCCGTAAGCCTCGTGAATTTTTCGGGGGTTTCATCTAGTCCGTCGAGAAAGAGTGTTTGGGATCGCCAAGTAGAACTTGAGAGGGCTGTTGATGAGGAATCCTTTGATTCGGGGTAAAGGGCTCGAGGCGGTAACTACTGtataaatataaacattatAACCCTAAATCCTATACACCAAAAATCCTATACACCAAcacatataaaagaaataaataaagcagATTCATACCTATCTATAGATGAGCAAAAAGTTATAAATTGTTCATCGGCCTAATCCCTCTGCTACTACCACATACCCTAAAgaagttttataatttttcttcaccACATATGCCACACTACAAGTTTTTTAGATAAGActagatataattaaaaaactctaataaaatcttattctgaaataaataaaagtgttttctcataatatattttaactaTCTTGTTTTATgagaaatattaataaaaaattattaaaaataaaactttatggataaaagctatttttttaaaatatttagaaacaaaaaaaaattatcaacattttaagtttttaaacaaatttttatcaaagaaagtattaaataaccatttttaaaaaccgttattaaaaattagtttttgaaaagaaatgtctAAGTCTTGCATTTAGActttattttcttggaaaatcGGTGATAGTTGCAACAGGGTCCATCTGTAATGGATGGACAGGAGGAATTTACTTGTCTCTTTTAAGTCATTTAGAAGATTAGACCTTTCTTCCTAGATACCTCCACAACATTTAATTTTGAGGTCCACAAATTTCCCATTCGATATGTAGCACTTTCTAGGGTTGAAAGAAATGGATCGAGCCAATCCCAATCCTCAAGCATTCATACATCCCACCTAAATTTTCTtggattgcatttttttttttttttatattttgcaccaatatttctaatttttctacaaataatgtaatatatcacaaaattgtaatattatagGAGAATCATTTTCATCGTTTATTACAATTTTGTCGTGATTGTTAAAAAGCTTTGCCACGTGTTCAATTACGAGTTACGATAgtttaagttaaaatatttatactatgattgatttcgaaaaatactaaaatatatatattaaaaaaaaattatagtcaATATTTGTGTTTCCCCGTTTGTTGGGTTCGAAATTAATGCTATAGCCAACTTGAGAGTTGGTAGACTAGGTAGAGGTGGAACGCACTGAGCCAAGAATATGCCGCAGGGCACTAGTTAGGGGCTTCAACTATGTTGTGTCACCACTTTTCCCAACATCATTTCATACTCAAATGTACCTTTTTATTATCAACTCCAATTTTAcctttaaatcaatttttttctccattaatatgacttattataattcttttattttaaaagttgtattTGTTTCCCGAtaaacattaagaaaaaaaatatataataaatatgagaCCAAAATTTAGTTAATTTCGATTTTGATGACAACAACATAAGATTTGaaattaatgattatatttcaaaatacgATGAAATaagaagatttttaaaataaaaattataaagataaaatcaagtaaaaaaattattatattatatttaatcataaaaatataaaaatattaaatataattaaaattaattaaaattttatatatatttaaattatttagaggtgtattttttattatttttttcttttttttcttatatattttatgagaatCATACGTATTTacgttaatttttttattattattttttatcaatggaatattttaaaataacaggTGTTACATCCAAACTAGACCGACTTTGATTAATGtaagagtttttttattaatttttctcaattatatTGTCAATGTCAGAAAGAGACGTACGCATGACTCAAACCAAAAAGGCCACGTAATCCACACGGCAGTCCCCGAAAGTAGTATGAAAATCCCTTATTTTTCCACGTAGAAAGTCCACGTCACACATAGGACACGACAATGAATGGTACGTGTCTCGCGTCGGCGTATACTTGCATGCAAGCGCTCTGACTAGTCAAGTTTGTAGGGTGCCTCACGTGGTAGCATCATACCCGTTGGATGCTAATTATGAGAGCTATCGTTTTCATGTTTGGGTTTGACTGATCGACAATGCGGAcgtgttcaattttttttttttttgtcttcacgTGTCGGTAGATGGATCGACATGGAtgcatttaatatttattttattttatttaattaaaaggatattttctaatttccatctttaatctaaaattttaaaagtactaacacattaattttattgttaaaatatttatattctatGTAAATATACGATGCCTTATCGAGAATAAGTGTTACGTTTGAGTTGCATTCCAAAAATAATTGActtgttaaaaattaattttagggaatttattttaaaaatattgttaaaaataatccttacattttgttttcaaatatgaaaacattATCAGCTAactctattttcataaaaggtGTAAATAAGATCAGttcattttgtttttgagtaaaaaaataaatccaatcaATATAATCgattttatatatcataaaaagcaagtgaaaaaccaaatcaaactTTGTGAGGtcatttgattcaattttcatagATTGGTTTCAATCtaacataatgatttttttaattttcaacctAATTGTAGATTCGCGTTTGTTTGGAACTTAAAGcctattaatttgattttataataagttctaagtttaatttgtttttaaatttaaataaaatcaacttgaatttgatgttaaaaatatattaatatgaatttagaattaatttaaccatactataaaacaataaattactATAATagaatcttatatatatatatatataaaaaaaacttatcaaatattaaataattagatataatttaaaatattgattttgttcaattttATCGATTATGAAacaagaaaattctcaaaattatgaaattgaatcaactttttattattattgaaaatcgaaccaatatgaataattttgattgatttgaattgatttatggatgattttttttttttttttacacccTTAACTTTCACCATGAATCTGATTAGAAATTTCTAATGTGAAGATGTAAATCTTTTATAACAATAGATATTAGGTCCCTATTAtggttatgtttagttctcaaaaagtatcaaaataaaaaagtaaaaaaatattaattaaaattatgaaaagaaagagttaaatataattaaaattattaaaaaatttatatatttttaaattatttgaataaatatgTGAAAAAGCATGaagtaatttataaaaatgattaattgattattaattgattttcaatatattttcttattttttttcattttttatttccttctatttttcctatttattttctttctatttattttcttttccttataatTTCTCTCAAACTTTCTCGTCACCAAACAAAGCCTAAAAGGTGATGCCTAAAAGTGGAGACAACCATGTAGAGAAACCCTAACCAcgtatttttttgttatatataaattatatattcaagtaaaaaaacaagaacaaaggCCACGTAGAAAAACAAGGAGGAAATAACGGCCACCCAAAATCCCATGCAGAAACTACAACACGTATTTCACGTAAAATcacacaaacaaaacaaaactcacAAAACACCATATTCCACCACCCCTTCTTCtccctccaccaccaccacctccacctcccTCTCCCTCCTTTAACAAGAGGGGCTGAGAATTAAAGCATCAACTATCTCCGTCTCCacattttttctcattattttcggggtttcatttattttttggtcGAATGGCTCCTAGGATTgggctgctgctgctgcttctCCTCCTCCTGGCTTCGGCCATGGTGGAGTCCGCAGCAGCGTTGTTCAGTGAGGCCAACTGGGGCCTCACACATTTTGCAGGTGCCGATCTTGGTGGCAGGCGGGCATGCAATGGGCTTGTTGGGGACTGCATTGACCCATATGCAGAGACGATGATGGACAGTGAGGTGAGCCGACGAACGCTGGCTCAGGGAGGGAAGTTCATCAGCTATGGTGCGCTCAAGAAGAACAATGTGCCCTGCAACCGCCGTGGCAGATCCTACTACAACTGCAGGAAGGGAGGAAGGGCTAACCCTTACCAGCGTGGCTGCAGCACCATCACACATTGTGCTAGATACACCAACtgataagggaaaaaaaactcaCGAAAGAGAGACAGATTCAGGGTTAATTCAAAGCATAATGCTACTTAGCTAACAATAAAAGACGGTAAATGTTATCGTTCGTTTGTTTTGGTCATTCATGTTGTAAATTAGTGTATTTTTTTGCTGATCTCCTCTTCAATCTTCATTTCTCAAGGTGTTTAGTTCTGTGTTTTGAATGCAGTATTGTCATACGGTATCGATTTTTTGTATATGCTAGTTTTACCTGATATATATTGATGGCTCATTCCTTAAACAATTAACACAAAAGAATGATAGGATAAGTTCAAACTGTATGTAAAAACCGAATAAAAAGTTCagtcaaataatatcaaattaaggAAAAGTCATGAGATTTAAACAAACACTCTTGAGAGTTGTCAATCACTATGTTGAAAAACAAGAACTATTCTGAGAACAAGGTCTTTCTGAACAAGGTCTTTCTGCATTCCAAAGGGGAGATGAAAGTGCAGAGTACCTGAAGGACAAAATGTGGGCAATACAGGAGGAAGATCCTGGGCAAAAGAATCAAATATGATTACTCGTGAAAGAAGTGTCTGAAGATTTGGCATGGTGCAGTCCAGATATATCCTTTCTGCTGA
This window contains:
- the LOC117908834 gene encoding protein RALF-like 19, with translation MAPRIGLLLLLLLLLASAMVESAAALFSEANWGLTHFAGADLGGRRACNGLVGDCIDPYAETMMDSEVSRRTLAQGGKFISYGALKKNNVPCNRRGRSYYNCRKGGRANPYQRGCSTITHCARYTN